Proteins from one Fragaria vesca subsp. vesca linkage group LG6, FraVesHawaii_1.0, whole genome shotgun sequence genomic window:
- the LOC101298905 gene encoding dehydration-responsive element-binding protein 2D-like, which translates to MGRSRKGCMKGKGGPENATCTFRGVRQRTWGKWVAEIREPKRGARLWLGTFNTSTEAALAYDDAARKLYGSSAKLNLPDQSSSSASTSSKTSSGSSSNDKGGGGEHNNIKQEAYNSCDDVHRGWNNDYNNGEISDYCLWESNPVLSADWSGVCGEREFLEMNDIGVMMGGNEFVSCNMLL; encoded by the coding sequence ATGGGAAGGTCGAGGAAGGGCTGCATGAAAGGGAAGGGAGGCCCTGAGAACGCTACGTGCACTTTCAGAGGAGTGAGGCAGAGAACTTGGGGCAAATGGGTGGCGGAAATACGCGAACCCAAACGTGGTGCTAGGCTCTGGCTAGGCACTTTCAACACTTCCACGGAGGCAGCGCTGGCTTATGACGACGCCGCCCGAAAGCTCTACGGCTCCTCCGCCAAGCTCAATTTGCCCGACCAATCATCCTCCTCCGCCTCCACGTCTTCGAAAACGAGTTCAGGTTCAAGTTCTAATGATAAAGGCGGTGGTGGAGAGCACAACAATATCAAGCAAGAAGCTTATAATTCATGTGATGATGTGCATCGAGGTTGGAATAATGATTATAATAATGGAGAGATAAGTGATTATTGCTTGTGGGAGAGTAATCCTGTGCTGAGTGCAGACTGGTCTGGGGTTTGTGGGGAGAGGGAGTTCTTAGAGATGAATGATATAGGAGTTATGATGGGTGGAAATGAATTTGTAAGTTGTAATATGCTTCTTTGA
- the LOC101299202 gene encoding GDSL esterase/lipase At5g33370-like produces MHTNAMSAAWVALVLLVTCAGFQAEARAFFVFGDSLVDNGNNDYLITTARADSYPYGIDYPTHRPTGRFSNGLNIPDLISESLGSEPTLPYLSPQLNGEKLLVGANFASAGIGILNDTGIQFLNIIRITKQLEYFEQYQTRVSALIGPDQTKSLVNGALVLITLGGNDFVNNYYLVPYSARSRQYSLPDYVVYLISEYRKILNRLYELGARQVLVTGTGSLGCVPAELAMRSRNGECSVELQRAASLFNPQLVQMIGSLNSEIGANVFIASNSNEMHMDFISDPGAYGFVTSKIACCGQGPYNGIGLCTPLSNLCPNRDLYAFWDPFHPSEKANRLIVQQILTGSDKYMHPMNLSTMLSLDNSRT; encoded by the exons ATGCATACAAACGCAATGTCGGCTGCTTGGGTTGCTTTGGTGCTGCTTGTCACTTGTGCTGGTTTTCAAGCCGAGGCACGAGCATTCTTCGTTTTCGGAGATTCGCTGGTGGACAATGGCAACAATGACTACTTGATCACCACAGCCCGGGCTGACTCGTACCCTTATGGGATCGATTACCCGACTCACAGACCAACCGGCCGGTTTTCTAATGGCCTCAACATACCAGACCTCATCA GTGAGTCACTTGGGTCAGAACCTACATTGCCGTACTTGAGTCCTCAGCTTAACGGAGAAAAACTACTTGTTGGTGCCAACTTTGCTTCTGCTGGGATTGGAATCCTCAATGACACTGGAATCCAGTTT CTTAACATAATCAGAATCACTAAGCAACTGGAGTACTTCGAGCAATACCAGACAAGGGTGAGTGCCCTAATCGGACCTGATCAGACTAAAAGCCTCGTCAACGGAGCCCTTGTCCTTATAACACTTGGTGGTAACGACTTTGTGAACAACTACTACTTGGTGCCGTACTCTGCTAGGTCTCGCCAATACTCTCTCCCTGACTACGTCGTCTACCTCATCTCCGAGTATCGCAAAATCCTCAAC AGGCTGTACGAACTAGGAGCCCGTCAAGTCCTGGTCACAGGCACAGGATCACTAGGGTGTGTCCCCGCCGAGCTTGCCATGCGTAGCCGAAACGGGGAGTGCTCCGTCGAGCTCCAACGCGCCGCCTCGCTCTTCAACCCGCAGCTAGTCCAAATGATCGGTTCGCTCAACAGCGAAATCGGGGCCAACGTCTTCATTGCCTCAAACTCGAACGAAATGCACATGGATTTCATAAGTGACCCTGGTGCCTACGGGTTTGTAACATCAAAGATAGCCTGTTGTGGCCAAGGACCTTACAACGGGATCGGACTATGCACACCCCTTTCGAACCTGTGCCCCAACCGAGACTTGTATGCGTTCTGGGATCCATTCCATCCTTCGGAGAAGGCTAACAGGCTCATTGTGCAGCAAATCCTCACTGGGAGTGATAAGTACATGCACCCCATGAATCTCAGTACTATGTTGTCCTTGGACAACTCTAGGACTTAG
- the LOC101299490 gene encoding GDSL esterase/lipase At5g33370-like translates to MASSLVLVFSLALTALGSFMIPQQVEARAFFVFGDSLVDNGNNNYLATQARADAPPYGIDYPTGRATGRFSNGYNIPDFISQALGAEATLPYLSPELNGEKLLVGANFASAGIGILNDTGVQFINIIRMFRQYEYFEQYQQRLSALIGPEQAQQLVNDALILLTVGGNDFVNNYYLVPFSARSRQYPLPEYVEYLISEFRKLLLRLYDLGGRRVLVTGTGPLGCVPAELAMRSTNGQCAPELQRAASLFNPQLTQMIREVNSELGADIFIAANTQLSHYDFVSNPQAYGFTTSKIACCGQGPYNGLGLCTALSNVCPDRDLYAFWDAFHPSERANRYVVQAILNGGTEYMSPMNLSTILALDSRT, encoded by the exons ATGGCTAGCTCACTGGTGCTGGTTTTCAGTCTAGCCCTCACTGCATTGGGGAGCTTCATGATCCCCCAGCAGGTCGAGGCTCGTGCCTTCTTCGTGTTCGGAGACTCATTGGTCGACAATGGCAACAACAATTACTTAGCAACTCAGGCTCGTGCCGATGCTCCTCCTTATGGCATTGACTATCCAACTGGTCGAGCAACGGGTCGTTTCTCCAATGGCTACAACATCCCTGATTTCATCA GTCAAGCACTTGGAGCAGAAGCCACATTGCCTTACTTGAGTCCGGAGCTCAATGGAGAAAAGCTACTTGTTGGTGCCAACTTTGCTTCTGCTGGCATCGGAATCCTCAATGACACCGGAGTTCAGTTT ATAAACATAATCAGAATGTTCAGGCAATATGAGTACTTTGAACAATACCAGCAAAGGTTGAGTGCCCTTATCGGACCTGAACAGGCGCAGCAACTTGTGAACGATGCACTTATTCTCTTGACTGTTGGCGGCAATGATTTCGTCAACAACTACTACTTGGTTCCTTTCTCTGCTAGATCTCGTCAATATCCTCTTCCAGAATATGTCGAATACCTCATTTCCGAGTTCAGAAAGCTTCTTCTG AGGCTATACGATCTTGGAGGGCGAAGGGTTTTGGTGACAGGTACAGGACCATTAGGGTGTGTTCCAGCCGAGTTGGCCATGAGAAGTACTAATGGTCAATGCGCACCCGAGCTGCAAAGAGCTGCAAGTCTCTTTAACCCACAACTTACTCAGATGATACGTGAAGTCAACAGTGAATTAGGTGCCGATATCTTCATTGCTGCCAACACTCAGCTCAGTCACTACGACTTCGTGTCTAACCCTCAAGCATATG GATTTACGACATCGAAAATTGCCTGCTGCGGGCAAGGACCTTACAATGGGCTGGGATTGTGCACTGCATTGTCCAACGTGTGCCCGGACAGAGACCTATATGCTTTCTGGGATGCATTTCATCCATCGGAAAGGGCGAACCGGTACGTTGTTCAGGCAATTCTGAACGGTGGAACCGAGTACATGAGCCCCATGAACCTCAGCACCATTTTGGCTTTGGATTCCAGGACCTAA
- the LOC101299218 gene encoding GDSL esterase/lipase At5g18430-like has product MATSSSSNSVITICRLIFLALLGTIYLAPQAEAARAFFVFGDSLVDNGNNNYLITTARADAYPYGIDSPTHRPSGRFSNGLNIADIISQKIGSPEPPLPYLSPQLNGRRLLIGANFASAGVGILNDTGFQFLNILRMPTQLAYFRDYQRRVQALIGRDQTKRLIEQSLVLITVGGNDFVNNYYLGPSSARSRQLPLPRYVSYLISEYEKLLMNLYKLGPCRILVTGTGAMGCVPGELATRATNGGCSAEVQRAGALYNPQLDKMLKGLNKKLGKDVFISANNGQMHLDFINNPRAFGFTNSKVACCGQGPYNGVGLCTFLSNLCPNRALYAFWDAFHPSEKANRIIVQQMITGSIRYMSPMNLSTIMALDSAT; this is encoded by the exons ATGGCCACCTCTTCATCATCAAATTCAGTGATTACAATATGTCGTCTGATCTTTCTGGCATTGTTGGGAACCATTTACCTTGCTCCTCAAGCGGAAGCGGCTCGAGCTTTCTTTGTTTTTGGTGATTCACTGGTCGATAACGGCAACAACAACTATTTGATCACCACTGCTCGTGCCGACGCTTACCCCTACGGCATTGATTCTCCGACGCACCGGCCCTCCGGCCGATTCTCCAATGGCCTTAACATTGCGGACATCATCA GTCAGAAAATTGGGTCACCTGAACCGCCATTGCCATACTTGAGTCCGCAGCTAAATGGAAGAAGGCTGCTTATTGGTGCCAACTTCGCTTCAGCTGGGGTTGGAATTCTCAATGACACCGGATTTCAGTTT CTAAATATACTCCGAATGCCTACACAACTAGCGTACTTTCGAGATTACCAGAGAAGAGTGCAAGCTCTAATCGGACGTGACCAAACCAAAAGACTCATAGAGCAATCCCTCGTCCTCATCACCGTCGGCGGCAACGATTTCGTCAACAACTACTATTTGGGCCCTTCCTCCGCCCGATCTCGCCAACTTCCTCTCCCAAGATATGTCAGTTATCTCATCTCCGAGTACGAGAAGCTTTTGATG AACTTGTATAAGCTAGGACCATGTAGGATTCTGGTGACCGGTACCGGAGCAATGGGATGTGTTCCCGGAGAATTGGCGACTAGAGCCACCAACGGTGGATGTTCAGCTGAAGTTCAACGAGCCGGTGCCTTATACAATCCGCAACTCGATAAAATGTTGAAGGGACTCAACAAGAAACTCGGGAAAGACGTTTTCATCTCTGCAAATAATGGACAAATGCATTTGGATTTCATCAACAACCCTCGAGCATTTG GGTTTACTAATTCCAAGGTCGCGTGTTGCGGGCAAGGACCCTATAATGGAGTTGGTCTCTGCACATTTCTGTCCAACTTGTGCCCTAACAGAGCTCTCTATGCGTTTTGGGATGCCTTCCACCCATCTGAAAAGGCTAATAGAATTATTGTGCAGCAGATGATTACTGGCTCCATCCGCTACATGAGTCCCATGAATCTCAGCACAATCATGGCCTTGGACTCTGCTACCTAA
- the LOC101299507 gene encoding two-component response regulator ARR22-like, with translation MVDGEKKIYALIAEDDRVTQMRHRMLLKRFKCESLVAGNGKEAIDLYRSGARFDVVLMDMEMPIMNGLEATKELRAMGFEGLIVGVTSRDLEFAKQVFNEAGADSCYEKPLTTEYVTSILQKLDNN, from the exons ATGGTCGACGGAGAAAAGAAAATATATGCTCTCATAGCGGAGGATGACCGTGTCACTCAGATGCGCCACCGTATGCTCCTAAAACGGTTCAAATGCGAAAGTCTAGTTGCAGGGAATGGAAAGGAAGCAATCGATCTATATCGCTCGGGAGCTAGATTTGATGTTGTTCTTATGGATATGGAGATGCCTATTATGAATGGACTCGAG GCAACAAAGGAACTACGAGCAATGGGTTTTGAAGGCCTTATTGTTGGTGTTACTTCTCGTGATCTTGAATTTGCAAAACAAGTATTCAATGAAGCCGGTGCAGATTCTTGTTATGAAAAGCCTCTAACAACCGAATATGTTACATCCATTCTTCAGAAACTAGACAATAACTAG